From the genome of Rhinoderma darwinii isolate aRhiDar2 chromosome 1, aRhiDar2.hap1, whole genome shotgun sequence:
GAGGGGAGAGGTAGATTAACCTGGCAGCAGTGTTGATGGTACATTGGAGGGGTGCAAGAGTGTTCAATGGGAAGCCACAGAAGAATGTGGCAGCAGTCTAGATGGGAGATGATGAGGGGCAAGTACTAGCATTTTTGTAGACTCGAGGTTGAAAAGTGCGAATttgagaattgttgtttttttttggtggagGTGGTAAAGGTTTGGATGTGTGGTTTGAAAGACGGCTTGGAATCGAAGGTTATCCCGAGACCGCGGACTTGTTGAGCAGTTTGCTATGATTGATAGTTTTAATAAGGGGGTTAAGTGAGATGGAGAGGGGATGATTAATCCAGTCTTCTACATGTtgagtttaacccgttagtgaccgcccatagacGTTTTTACagtggtcactaatgggctttattctgatgcagtagcctttttacagcgctgcgTCAGAATAAAGCAAACCTGCTCGAAATCTGCATcttgcccgtttaaccccttagatgcagcggtcaatagcgactgccgcatCTGAGTAGTTTTAGAGAGGGGGCTCCCACTCTTCcgatctcaccccatcggcacacccgcGATGCGATTGCGGGTGTGccaatggtttttatggcagccgggggtctaacaaaggccagaggcatggcctgtcatttttacactgacaggcaataatacactgcaatacagaagtattgcagtgcattttaAAAGTGATCGAATGATcgcatagttaaagaggctctgtcaccagattttgcaacccctatctgctattgcagcagataggcgctgcaatgtagattacagtaacgtttttatttttaaaaaacgagcatttttggccaagttatgaccatttttgtatttatgcaaatgaggcttgcaaaagtacaactgggcgtgtattatgtgtgtacatcggggcgtttttacttcttttactagctgggcgttaggaatgggagtgtatgatgctgacgaatcagcatcatccacttctgttcgttaacacccagcttctagcagtgcacagacacagcgtgttctcgagagatcacgctgtgacgtcactcacttcctcccccaggtcctgcatcgtgtcggccacatcggctacagttgattctgcagcagcatcagcgtttgcaggtaaatagctacatcgacttacctgcaaacgccgatgctgctgcagaatcaactgtagcctctggtgccgatgtgtcctcgctcgtccgacacgatgcaggacctggggcaggaagtgagtgacgtcacagcgtgatctctcgagaacacgctgtgtgtctgcactgccagaagctgggcgttctgaagagaagtggatgatacttctcgtcagaacacccagctagtaaaagaagtaaacacgcccagatgtaacacacataatacacgcccagttgtacttttactgtaaacacgcccagttggacttttgcaagcctcatttgcataaatacaaaaatggtcataacttggccaaaaatgctcgtttttttaaaaataaaaacgttactgtaatctacattgcagcgccgatctgctgcaatagcagataggggttgcaaaatctggtgacagagcctctttaagtcccctagtgggactaaaaaaaagtttaataaagttaataataaatataaatcccaagtaaaaaaaaaaattagaaacccactttttcccctttacaaaatgctgtattatgattttttttttaaaacaaaacgttacacatatttgggcatcgctacatccgtaacgaccccaactataaaacgattacattatttaacctgcaaggtgaaccctgtaaaaaaaaaaaaaaaaaaaaacaatccttttttttttttttttttttttttataaaaagcaatcaaaaagttgtatgtactctAAAGTGGTACTACTAAAAACTAGGTCTTTCCAcaaaaatgccctcatacagctatgtcagctgaaaaataaaaaagttatggctcttataatatggcgacacacaaaacaaataaaacaaaaaatgttttactaggtaaaagtggtaaaacacaaaaaaacgatatcaatttgatATTGCCGCAATCAGGAGGAGacatagaataaagttatgttgtttataccacacagtaaacagcgtaaatttaagacgcaaaaaagaatggcgaaatttctgtttttttttttgtttgtctttttaCATtgctcccccaaaaaaaagttaacaaaagttaatccataaattgtatgtcccccaaaattatgctattaaaaaatacaacttgtccttatacagctatgtcgacgtaaatataaaaaagttatagctattcgaatgcgacgatggaaaaacttaaaaaattgcttcgcCATTAAGGCTTAAAATACCTTCTGTATTAATGGATTAAGAAagcggggggagaaggagaacatAGCTGATAAACGCTTTGGAAATTATGGGTAGCAGGGAGTTGTCTCTGGGGCCAGAGAGGTAAACTTGTATCCTCTGCATAAAAGTGGTACTGGAAGCTATGGGATTTTATGGGCTGTCCCAGGATAAAGGTGTAGATGGAGAGAGTAAGTATCCCAGGACAGAGCCTTGCGGTATACCGTCAGAGAGCGGGCAAGATGGTGTGTATGTGGGAAAGACTAAATGTTTGGTTAGTGGGGTATGAGATCCAGGAGAGGACCAAGTCTGTAATGGCAAGGGATGAGCGAATTTGTAACTGGAGAGAGTGGTCGATGGCAGAGGACAGGTATAGGAGGAGGAGAGCAACGTAATGTGAGGCTTTGGCAGTTAAAAGATCATTAGTAAGGGTCAGtttacacgtagcataaatactgcagattttctgcaacggattttgtCGGGAAAAATCCATAGcataatacggtagcagcaaagtggatgagagagcACaactctcatccacacgctgctgaTCGTAAAAAAGAAATTCacatgcggtgcggttttttaatccgcagcatgtcaattgtatttgcgtaagttctgcttatttgttgcaggatttccctattgaattcaacgtggggtaaaacccacaacaaacagCAGGCGTAGTGTTTTTTGTGCCGGAATCGTACCTAGAAGtttgtgcttcttcctccaggccggcctcctgggatgtagtttcatcccatgtgaccactgcagcttatgattggctgcagcggtcacgtgggatgaaacttcatcccaggaggctgggatgCAGGAGGTCAGAGGGTCGcgttgccatggctacgtaagtatgacactactttctttttttttttttcgtctttcTTCCtgcttttcgcagcggacattctggttgaaaaactgcaccacaatttggtgcggttcttCGGCCAGAACTCCCTGCGGCGCACGGGaaggatacactgtgtacttttatgcagcatatcggccctgtgtgaacatacccttactttggtTAGGACCATTTCAGTACAGTGACCGGGTCAGAAGCCAGATTGTAAATGgtcaaaaaatgtattttgtcaCCAAGGCGTAAACTGAAGGCCGCCATAAGATAGTGTTGCAGGGGAGGCTGTATCAGGCATATTTCGTATAGACCCAGGAAGGAtaggttattgtgtaaaagtaatgGATCTGGGCGTGTTGGAAGCCATGGATGATGCAGTTACGTGGTTATATGACATGACTGCATGCTATGGATTCCAATATGTTTACTGACTAAATTAGACTGCATATTAATTCCTAAGTTATTCATTTACTAAGTGATTTCATTACCTATTAAAACAATACCAGCCCTTAGTGGTTTGCCAATTTTTTAAAACTAGAAAATCTATTTAATTCTGGTccacacttactgtccccattggggctcacaatctaagttcCCTATCTGTATGTCTTTtgtggtgtgggaggaaaccggagtactctgaggaaacccacgcaaacacggggagaacatacaaactccatgtagatgttgtccttggttggatttgaacccaggaccccagcgctgcaaggcaatagtgctaaccacagtATATCTCTACTATATGAGGCGCTTACCTCTGAGGGTCCAGTATTCTCTAGTTTTGATATCCATTTTATTACATTCTTATTTTTAGGTTATTTTCAATATGCTTTGAATTGCTGGCCCATTTTGGAGGCTGTTTGAGATATAAATGTCGTTCTCTTGTAAGGAATTGGTTGTTAATAATGCGATGTGTAGTAATTATCATGCATACAAATGCCCGGGAGGACTGGTTTACTCggtgatgtcatttttgatctggTATAAATCTCTACTGTACAATTAAGAAGTCGAGCCTAAAGCATCCAGTAGCATTTTTGTACAATACCGAATAGTTGGCTTTTATGATCTAGGAATCGACTTTATAGAAATGGAATTATTTGATTCAAAGCACTGTATATTTCTATATACTTCCACTCAGAACTATTTTGCTGAAATGCTtaattaaaaattacatattttgtTGGAATTTTCTGTCAATCATgtgaaaatattaaatatttctcTTGAAAAGAAACTTGAGCTGGTTATAGCCGTAAATATGTCTCCGCAATATGACGAGCATTCTGATTGGGCAAATAAAAATCAGAGCTCTTTCTTTAGGAGAAGGGCATACGTGACtagatatatttttgtacataacaTAGGAAAATGTGATATCATTGTATTTTGGGAAATATTTTTAAATGGgtatttcggttttagcaaagttaATTTCAGTGTACAATGAAACATTGATACAGAAGGTTATATTGGAAaactgtataacttttcattatacaaaaaatctCCTTTATTTACTGAATACTCCTTTAATTTGCATTGCCCCACATGTTTTTATTGGCCAATAGTAAAGAAAAAGCTACAATTTTAGAGGTTTTTATTATTAATGACCAAGAAAAGATTTCCATCAGTCAGTACGTATTTAGTACTACAGACGTAACTATTATTGTTAACAATTGTAAATTGTTacatctatggccagctttactaaggcctcatgcacacgaccgtagccacgtgcacggctgtgattttcgggtcggacggccgcccacaaattgcgggccgtgcacatagcCGCGTGCGTTAATTTCTataagcctggaccgcagaacacggccgtaataagacatgtccgttctttctgcggtccaggctcctggaaaccacggtcgtgtgcatgggcccatagaaatgaatggggccaccattctcccgtggattttcgggggaattgcggccgcaaaagcacgttcgtgtgcatggggcctaagacttttGTAATACAATGGGTAGCACAGACTTTAATTAAATGGATATCAAATGTATTTATGGTGCCATGTTTGCGAAGTGCTGTTAGAGGTccaactgaatttttttttaattttgttttttcctatttcTTTCATTCTCAACAGATCTAGACAACCTGTGATCCTCCTCAGAATGACCTCTCCTCAGTGGATAGCAGTAAAGCCGGTAATGACACATTGCTACGTCCTATACAAAACCAGACCCCGGGAGTCTGTATGGTCCCATGTGTTTCTATGCGCTTCTAAATTCCAGCATCAAACCCCTCGTAGCTACTAATACTCTGCTTAGATGTCTAAAGAGAACAGGCAGGATCATGTTGTGTTGTTCACCAATTCATCCATATTAACCCGCATGGTGTGGGCCCCTCCTAGAACTTCCAGTCCTTGTTGCATTGCATCGTCTTACAAACCAGACCGCACCTGGACAAAAATGTCTGCAGAGTGGTTGACTGACTGGACCTGTTTACTGAAAGGACTTCGTGACCTGATTGCTGGTTGCATCCAAGCTGTGCGTGACTGCAATACCTTCGCACTAACCACCGTTATCTGCCTCCTGCTCATGTTCGCATGGTATTGTTACCGAGTTGGCAAGGACCAACCCCGTTCTCCCTTTGCCACTGTGAATTTGCTTATCCAGAGTTCCGATGCTAAAGGCTTGCAGAACGGGTTTACTTATTGCCACTCACGTGAGTGTGTACGCTGTACGCATAATGATGGACTGAACCAAAAACTCTATCACAATCTGCAGGAATATGCCAAAAGGTACTCCTGGTCCGGCATGGGCAGAATTCACAAAGGCATCCGTGAACAAGGTCGTTATTTAAACGACAGGCCATCAATACAAAAGCCAGAGGTTTTCTTCCTTCCCGATTTACCCACTATGCCGTATTTTTCACGGGATGCTCAAAAGCATGACGTGGAACTGTTAGAACAGAACTTTGCCACCATTCTTAGTGAATTTGAAGTCCTCTATAAATCCTTTTCAAACTGCAGCTTGCCTCAAGGGTGGAAATTAAACAGTACTCCCACTGGGGAATGGTACACGTTTTATTTAGTCAACCAAGGTGTGTGTATTCCTGCCAATTGCAAGAAATGCCCACGGACGTATCGTTTGCTTGGAAGCCTCCGTACCTTCATTGGCAACAATGTGTTTGGGAATGCTTGTGTATCTGTGCTCTCTCCGGGGACCGTCATCACAGAGCACTATGGTCCCACGAACATAAGGATAAGATGCCATCTTGGTATGTATTTTCTACAGCTGTATAAAGTGATTttgttattttaactttttaaaccacatgctaatctaatagtatacctgatattattcaactttgtaatttgACCTAGTGTTAACATTTTAGTAGTTTTATCCATGCAGGAGTAGGGAGCAGAGAGAGCAACAGAGGAGACACAGACTCTGCTGCCTAGAGAAGTCTATTGTGGGGGAGCAGCAGGAGGAAGGAGCAGAGCGAGAGAGAGTAGACAGATGCTGCTGCCCATAAAAGCCTATAGAGAGGGAAGGAGAGAGAGATACACACGgatgctgctgcccatagaattctatggggagggggagcaggaggcaggagcagcagagcaagAAAAGACAACGGCtgctggtaagggtatgttcacactgtctattttcagccgtttttcgggccgtaagtgCCCCGAAAAACagatgaaaatacgggggctgaacgcctccaaacatctgcttgatttcaatgggaaaaacactccgtaaaaaagtagtgcatgtcacttcttgagccgtttttcattgtctcaatagaaaaacggctctaaaaacgtccgtaaaaaaacgcatcaaaaaacacccgatgcataaaaaacggctgtaaatcagaggctgttttttcttgaaaacagctccgtcttttacagccgttttttgttaagcgtgtaaacataccctaatagttatatatcaccctagtgctggattcacagctatacagctgtataatctcctcgctGCTGCAGCTTCAATGTATATGTGATCGATAGGTAGGAAGGATTCTCCACTTCTGTGTACTCTGTATAGAAGATATGATCGccattaggctccacccactagctcagagaaaacagaattaggcctcatttacacgaacgtaatatacgcgcgtgcgacgcgcgtgctttgcacgcatgtcgtacgcacctatattagtcaatggggcagtttagacgatgcgtgaattgcgctcagcgcgtgtgcgcagaaaaaaaactcacgacatgttctataatcgtgcgtttttcgcgcactcacgcacccattgaagtcaatgggtgcgtgaaaaccacgcatgccgcacggaagcacttccgtgcgaactgcgtgattcgcgcaagagctgtcaaactcctgaatgtaaacagaaaagcaccacgtgcttttctgtttacaaacatccaaacggagtgtcaaattcgagatgagcgcaccgaacttcaccgggttcggccaaactcgttttgaccgaaaccggtaaaaaatgttcgggtacgcgacgtcaggagacagtcactgtccacggtgctgaaagcgttaaactggttcagcaccatggacagtgacttccgctacgaaaatccatgaacctgtaaaaaaaaaaagacgttctgacttaccgataactccggtccgacctcccgggatgacagttcagtccaagtgacagctgcagccaatcacaggccaagcacaggctgcagccaatcacaggctgcagcggtctcatggactgcggcgtcatcctgggaggtggggccggatgacaagagagggacgcgtcaccaaggcaacggccgggagcccggactgggggaagcaggaagttcttggtaagtatgaaagtctttttttattcacaggttggtgtatattgtgatcggaattcactgtcgagggtgctgaaagagttactgccgatcagttagctctttcagcaccttggacagtgacggctgcgcgaaaatcacgcagccgcgcatcatacacggatgacacacggagctgccaagtgccttttgcgcgcgcaaaacgcagcgttttttgcgcgcgcaaaacgcacacgctcgtgtaaatgaggccttagagagggAGCCTGCAGAGGCGAGAACTgctaagtcatataatggtcagaattCGTATCTTTCCTTATGTACACACAAcattttattctgaaaagttaggtacgctttaaataaGTATTGAACCACTGTAGCACAATAATGTGCTGTTAACGTTTATGTTACGGATATAGAATCAATGTTCTTACACCATGAATGGATTTACCGCAGGAATTTTAAAGGATTACCTTGTTAATTGCCTGGAACAACTTCCTGCAATGATCTTCCCAAGTGGATTTAATCATTGTTAACCACTTCCCACATATGGCCGTTattgtacgtcctttttagctgTGCCTTCCCGCAAAAGGGTGTACAGTAACGTCCAGGCATTAAACTGTCACATGTCAAATGACATGGTGACTTTACAAAGACCGTGACCGGTAACAATCAGTTAGCCGGCACGGGACCAATCAGAGCGGTCCTGTGTCGGCGATCGCTGTGGTTTCAGTCaaatg
Proteins encoded in this window:
- the ASPHD2 gene encoding aspartate beta-hydroxylase domain-containing protein 2: MSKENRQDHVVLFTNSSILTRMVWAPPRTSSPCCIASSYKPDRTWTKMSAEWLTDWTCLLKGLRDLIAGCIQAVRDCNTFALTTVICLLLMFAWYCYRVGKDQPRSPFATVNLLIQSSDAKGLQNGFTYCHSRECVRCTHNDGLNQKLYHNLQEYAKRYSWSGMGRIHKGIREQGRYLNDRPSIQKPEVFFLPDLPTMPYFSRDAQKHDVELLEQNFATILSEFEVLYKSFSNCSLPQGWKLNSTPTGEWYTFYLVNQGVCIPANCKKCPRTYRLLGSLRTFIGNNVFGNACVSVLSPGTVITEHYGPTNIRIRCHLGLRIPANCELVVGGEPQCWAEGHCLLFDDSFLHTAFHEGLAEEGPRVIFMVDLWHPNVAAAERQALDSIFAPGR